One Burkholderia thailandensis E264 genomic window carries:
- a CDS encoding tail assembly protein, whose amino-acid sequence MNETLCTIRLHSTLGVRFGRIHRLAVSSTAEAVRALSVLIPGFRAFLMSARDDGLTFAVFNGRRNIGEDELEHPVGRDEIRIAPVIIGSKRGGLFNTILGAALVAVGAIATFGFAQPWGASLMGLGASMALGGIVQMLSPQQAGLAGAANNGTSYYFNGPVNSAAQGEPVPLVIGEMIVGSKVGSSGIYAEDQV is encoded by the coding sequence ATGAACGAGACGCTATGCACGATTCGGCTGCACAGCACGCTCGGCGTGCGGTTCGGTCGCATCCATCGTCTCGCCGTTTCGTCGACCGCGGAGGCGGTGCGCGCGCTGTCGGTGCTGATTCCTGGCTTCCGCGCGTTCCTGATGTCGGCGCGCGACGATGGTCTGACGTTTGCCGTTTTCAATGGTCGGCGCAACATCGGTGAAGACGAGCTCGAGCATCCGGTGGGGCGCGACGAGATTCGCATTGCGCCGGTAATTATTGGCAGCAAGCGCGGCGGGCTCTTCAACACGATTCTCGGCGCCGCACTCGTCGCTGTCGGCGCGATCGCGACGTTCGGTTTCGCGCAGCCGTGGGGTGCGTCGCTGATGGGGCTCGGTGCGTCGATGGCGCTGGGCGGCATTGTGCAGATGCTGAGTCCGCAACAGGCCGGGCTCGCGGGGGCGGCCAACAACGGCACGTCGTACTACTTCAACGGACCCGTGAACAGTGCGGCGCAGGGCGAACCGGTGCCGCTCGTTATCGGCGAAATGATCGTCGGCTCGAAGGTGGGCAGCTCGGGAATCTATGCGGAGGATCAGGTTTGA
- a CDS encoding phage tail protein, translating into MKDTFEWPSTVQGHGGDTTLRVRKAQFGDGYTQRAADGLNNRESTFDLRFVGNAAKVAAIIDFLDRHAGAESFYWTPPLRARGLFVCEKYSEPIKNGAVYTMTAQFEETFSV; encoded by the coding sequence ATGAAAGACACATTTGAATGGCCGTCGACGGTACAAGGGCACGGCGGCGATACGACGCTGCGTGTGCGCAAAGCCCAGTTCGGCGACGGCTACACCCAGCGGGCCGCGGACGGCCTGAATAATCGCGAATCGACATTCGATCTGCGGTTTGTCGGTAACGCGGCGAAGGTTGCCGCGATCATCGATTTCCTCGATCGGCATGCGGGCGCGGAGTCGTTCTACTGGACGCCGCCGCTTCGCGCCCGCGGACTCTTCGTCTGCGAAAAGTACTCCGAGCCGATCAAGAACGGCGCCGTCTACACGATGACGGCGCAGTTCGAAGAGACGTTCTCTGTATAG
- a CDS encoding phage tail tube protein, producing the protein MAAEKSKRTKAQGTKVEVSKVASTDLDAADLVFVDLSTTGKQIQWQGGQSEEIDATTFASDEKESELGLPDPGEFSVDGNYQSNDEGQNILRAARATGEKHVFRVTFADKSQFLFAGMVRQYTWAASVNGLISTTYSVRVSGSPKIVPPPAA; encoded by the coding sequence ATGGCAGCAGAGAAGAGCAAGCGCACCAAGGCGCAGGGAACCAAGGTCGAGGTGTCGAAAGTTGCGTCGACCGATCTCGACGCGGCCGATCTGGTGTTCGTCGATCTTAGTACGACGGGCAAACAGATTCAGTGGCAGGGCGGGCAGTCGGAAGAAATCGACGCGACGACGTTCGCGAGCGACGAAAAGGAATCGGAGCTCGGCTTGCCCGATCCGGGCGAGTTCTCGGTCGACGGCAATTACCAATCGAACGACGAAGGGCAGAACATTCTGCGTGCCGCGCGCGCGACGGGCGAAAAGCACGTGTTCCGTGTCACGTTCGCCGACAAATCGCAGTTTCTGTTCGCCGGCATGGTGCGTCAGTACACGTGGGCGGCGTCGGTCAATGGGCTGATTTCGACGACGTACAGCGTGCGCGTGAGCGGCTCGCCGAAGATCGTGCCACCGCCGGCGGCGTAA
- a CDS encoding phage tail assembly chaperone: MENENQGVTSLRAAVLNPLTGWRYELMNVPEWNGEKIAVREPTVGDRMFWIEALRDIAGVTEGDDETAVREKFTRASDDVHMQANARLFVRVVFGETPDGWRRLFSDDDATAVAAAFGPVHNRIVVKALEFGKLDVDPVEDAKKPSAEPQAFAS; encoded by the coding sequence ATGGAAAACGAAAACCAAGGCGTGACGAGCCTGCGTGCAGCGGTGCTGAACCCGCTGACCGGTTGGCGGTACGAATTGATGAACGTACCGGAATGGAATGGCGAAAAGATCGCCGTGCGCGAGCCGACGGTTGGCGATCGCATGTTCTGGATCGAAGCGCTTCGGGACATCGCCGGGGTAACGGAGGGCGACGACGAAACGGCGGTTCGCGAGAAGTTCACGCGCGCGAGCGACGACGTGCACATGCAGGCGAATGCGCGGCTGTTCGTTCGTGTCGTGTTCGGTGAAACGCCGGATGGTTGGCGGCGGCTATTCTCGGACGACGATGCAACCGCGGTCGCGGCTGCGTTCGGCCCCGTGCACAACCGCATCGTCGTGAAGGCGCTCGAATTCGGCAAGCTCGACGTCGACCCGGTCGAAGACGCAAAAAAGCCTTCTGCCGAACCCCAGGCCTTCGCTTCCTGA
- a CDS encoding phage minor tail protein L: MTITADIQQLEPGRLIELFEVDCTEIGADVLRFHGHMQSTSIVWQGNEYKPWPIQAAGFEQTSDAQQPSPTLRVGDINGTISALCVALGDLVGAKVFRRRTLARYLDAVNFPAGNPTADPNEEMPTQQWRIEQKSDEQPGLHVEFTLSSPLDFGGQQLPKRQIISICQWEYRGPECGYTGAACFDKDDNPVSDPALDRCSKKISGCERRFGVNNALPFGGFLCDTMA; the protein is encoded by the coding sequence GTGACCATTACCGCGGACATCCAACAGCTCGAGCCGGGTCGACTGATCGAGCTTTTCGAGGTCGACTGCACGGAAATCGGCGCCGACGTGCTGCGCTTCCATGGACACATGCAGTCGACGTCGATCGTGTGGCAAGGGAACGAGTACAAGCCGTGGCCGATACAGGCCGCGGGCTTCGAGCAGACATCCGACGCGCAGCAGCCATCGCCGACGCTGCGGGTGGGCGACATTAACGGAACGATTTCGGCGCTGTGCGTTGCGCTTGGCGATCTCGTCGGCGCGAAAGTGTTCCGGCGCCGAACGCTCGCGCGCTACCTCGACGCCGTGAATTTTCCGGCCGGCAATCCGACGGCGGACCCGAACGAAGAAATGCCGACGCAGCAGTGGCGGATCGAGCAGAAGAGCGACGAGCAGCCGGGTTTGCACGTTGAATTCACGCTCTCGTCGCCGCTCGACTTCGGTGGCCAGCAACTGCCGAAACGGCAGATTATTTCGATCTGCCAATGGGAGTATCGCGGCCCCGAGTGCGGCTATACCGGTGCGGCGTGTTTCGACAAGGACGACAACCCGGTGAGCGATCCCGCGCTCGATCGGTGCAGCAAAAAGATCAGCGGTTGCGAACGTCGATTTGGCGTGAATAACGCGCTGCCGTTCGGCGGCTTCCTGTGCGACACGATGGCGTGA
- a CDS encoding C40 family peptidase → MDEQIKKAIEAHALAEYPRECCGLVVKTESGEIYVRCRNLAAVPTDQFALASEDYAAAEDMGEIVALVHSHPGASAQPSEADRAMCERSGIEKWVIVSLGVQADGSIGIDDWCEFEPAGYVTRLIGRQFVHGVHDCYAIVRDWYLAERGVLLPDFEREDDWWNDGRSNLYLNHYQDAGFLDVGRGVTLQVGDVLLMQIRSKNDVPNHAGVYLGDGQFLHHMHGRLSARAVWGGMWADCCTTVLRYAGGRK, encoded by the coding sequence ATGGACGAACAGATCAAGAAGGCGATTGAGGCGCACGCGCTCGCAGAGTATCCGCGCGAGTGCTGCGGGCTCGTCGTGAAGACCGAGAGCGGCGAGATATACGTGCGCTGCCGCAACCTTGCGGCCGTGCCGACCGACCAGTTCGCGCTCGCGTCGGAGGACTACGCCGCGGCCGAAGACATGGGCGAGATTGTCGCTCTTGTGCATTCGCATCCGGGGGCGTCGGCGCAGCCGAGCGAAGCGGATCGCGCGATGTGCGAGCGCAGCGGTATCGAGAAATGGGTGATCGTCTCGCTCGGCGTGCAGGCCGACGGCTCGATCGGCATCGACGACTGGTGCGAGTTCGAGCCGGCCGGCTATGTCACGCGGTTGATCGGCCGGCAGTTTGTGCATGGCGTGCACGACTGCTACGCGATCGTGCGCGACTGGTATCTCGCTGAGCGCGGCGTCTTGCTACCCGACTTCGAGCGCGAGGACGACTGGTGGAACGACGGCCGGTCGAACCTCTACCTCAACCACTATCAGGACGCCGGTTTCCTTGACGTCGGCCGTGGCGTGACGTTGCAGGTCGGTGACGTGTTGCTGATGCAGATCCGCAGCAAGAACGACGTGCCGAATCACGCGGGCGTGTATCTCGGCGACGGGCAGTTTCTGCATCACATGCACGGGCGTTTGTCCGCGCGCGCGGTGTGGGGCGGAATGTGGGCCGATTGCTGCACGACGGTGCTGCGCTACGCGGGAGGGCGGAAATGA
- a CDS encoding tail fiber domain-containing protein: MSILQKIVLGEPPSGSGGDNNRVAHIKTNENFGVVERSTPLDLRYLNDSTNLTPDDIGKRFGIWMAEPGKEVGFPLASSVPPNSCIHLFNVQGRVVIKFQAGDLSQLNVLNAGDWVKYVSDGVKIWHVAERGKMMWDEVVGGKLSVGGALDTGGDLSVARQSDEGHVVLGKMPGYLYGNSGSVGWWSSDAGGSYQYLLSDHTFRVNDEVVAVCDKGNALRFDWGKKTAGQLGATVDGKYLGYLWHSGNLAQPMTLDTPQFVGTKKTFTQAQEIAVGATGLHTQASLYLNGMGGLSYLGFSGLNNTVGAQLRISSNTSVAELQCVNYNATTFGVLTASNFNQASDSAFKSDIQTLENVMARLRGKRGVTFLQKSSPEAGRQAGVIANEWWDFPELLGEGPEIDEDGDFIVRQYDENGKELFGENGPPKGRPSLIFRYTNAVAVLLAGMLEMDAALQDAVKRIAELEAAK, from the coding sequence ATGTCGATACTTCAAAAAATCGTCTTGGGCGAGCCACCCAGCGGAAGTGGCGGCGACAACAACCGCGTCGCGCACATCAAGACGAACGAGAATTTCGGTGTAGTCGAACGTTCGACTCCGCTCGATCTCAGGTATCTCAACGATAGTACGAACCTGACGCCGGACGATATCGGAAAGCGGTTCGGGATTTGGATGGCCGAGCCGGGAAAGGAAGTCGGGTTTCCGCTCGCGTCGTCCGTGCCGCCAAATTCCTGTATTCACTTGTTCAACGTTCAGGGAAGGGTCGTGATCAAGTTTCAAGCCGGCGACCTGTCTCAACTGAACGTGCTGAATGCCGGCGACTGGGTGAAGTACGTGTCGGACGGTGTGAAGATCTGGCACGTCGCGGAGCGCGGCAAGATGATGTGGGATGAGGTTGTCGGCGGCAAGTTGTCAGTCGGCGGCGCGCTGGATACTGGTGGTGATCTATCGGTTGCGCGTCAGAGCGACGAAGGGCACGTTGTACTAGGCAAGATGCCCGGCTATCTCTACGGCAACAGTGGGTCGGTGGGTTGGTGGTCTTCAGATGCCGGAGGATCGTACCAGTACCTACTCAGCGACCATACGTTTCGCGTCAACGACGAGGTAGTCGCGGTATGCGACAAGGGGAACGCCCTTCGATTCGACTGGGGGAAGAAGACCGCCGGCCAGCTCGGGGCGACGGTCGACGGCAAATACCTAGGCTATCTCTGGCACAGCGGTAATCTTGCCCAGCCGATGACACTTGACACGCCGCAGTTCGTTGGGACAAAGAAGACGTTCACGCAGGCGCAGGAAATCGCTGTCGGTGCCACCGGGCTTCATACGCAAGCGTCGCTGTACCTGAACGGAATGGGCGGTCTCAGCTATCTCGGATTCTCTGGGCTGAACAACACCGTTGGCGCTCAGCTTCGGATTTCCAGCAACACCTCGGTCGCTGAATTGCAGTGCGTCAACTACAACGCGACAACGTTCGGGGTGTTGACCGCTTCGAATTTCAATCAGGCGTCCGATAGTGCTTTCAAATCCGATATCCAGACGCTTGAGAACGTAATGGCGCGGCTGCGCGGTAAGCGGGGCGTGACGTTTCTGCAAAAAAGCAGTCCGGAAGCGGGGCGACAGGCTGGCGTCATCGCAAACGAGTGGTGGGATTTCCCGGAACTGCTCGGCGAGGGGCCCGAGATCGACGAGGACGGCGATTTCATCGTGCGGCAGTACGACGAGAACGGCAAGGAGCTCTTCGGCGAGAACGGGCCGCCGAAGGGGCGGCCATCGCTGATCTTTCGGTACACGAACGCCGTCGCGGTCTTGTTGGCGGGGATGCTTGAGATGGACGCCGCGTTACAGGACGCGGTCAAGCGGATTGCCGAATTGGAGGCAGCGAAGTGA
- a CDS encoding head-tail connector protein, with amino-acid sequence MALVELKLALGFLRQDAGIEDDVVQVLLDGAAQSAIDYLNRQVYESTEAMEAAIGAGTAGDNPMVVNAAIRAAILKTMAELYVNREDSTAGVVAELPFNARTLLRPHRIIPGV; translated from the coding sequence ATGGCACTTGTCGAACTGAAACTTGCGCTGGGATTTCTGCGCCAAGACGCTGGCATCGAGGATGACGTCGTGCAAGTGCTACTCGACGGCGCGGCGCAATCCGCGATCGACTACCTAAATCGTCAGGTGTATGAGTCCACGGAAGCAATGGAAGCGGCAATTGGCGCCGGCACTGCGGGTGATAACCCGATGGTGGTCAACGCCGCTATCAGGGCGGCAATCCTCAAAACGATGGCGGAACTGTATGTGAATCGCGAGGACTCCACTGCCGGCGTCGTCGCAGAACTTCCGTTCAATGCGCGGACGCTTTTGCGGCCGCACAGAATCATTCCCGGAGTGTAG
- a CDS encoding phage tail tape measure protein has product MATSLRELIVSVTANTTEYDRRMRGLSSTAGSYFNAVRDGGRTADAAFASNAASVQVTVRALDAARSSIREYAQAAAAAFGVHQLIEYADEWTNLSNRLRIVTRDEIDFAIAQNDVLRIARDTRQPLDATAELYQRIANNASHLGLSIKQVGPLVTTISKAVALSGVSADTARMGLVQLGQAFAAGQLRGQDLNSVLEELPGVADAIARGMGKSSAQLKSMAEEGKLTVGNLVEALTRAAGGTDTLFEKMQATVGQTMTRLQTEIVKYIGESDQATGASARLAQGIAYVAEHLDGIVKLGVSLAAGRIAVYFGQSAVAATQAATAWVGARRALVEETIKQHEAAQAALAKAQGDRAAAAAKLQNAQAAEASAQAELAGMRAMRESLAMQSALTAGSIKYTEAKLAEARAVEATAQAHVATARANVAGSQEIGARIAGTPYAAIIARETAAAQQELERAEASLALALQRRTALEAAAKQGTIDKARYTASLAETDRGLAQAERDVALATQARERAERAATATAAGLKTATESAATAQTALARTGTMMRSVGSGLLAAVGGLPGILATVGTVALGAAANWLLFRDNASSATSSLIDMQAPLDQIIDKYRQLTPLLQESERLRTKQEASRAADDAQSAYRSLATRAAQSVMVPAFGDAPSVVSDADQAALDRFLAGLDRLKTSNLGVDEKSREIGRLIDRFVSATSGGEALREELVRAAGAIDTAGLASQKGAQALAAMDAAARGAAEGVRLLSDANNFFAGGMASEAWEKYVHKLREESDVIGMTARQKAEYEARTKGANDAQARMAGLVAGRADAYKSLEKAIADKDAKAAAGARTNIDNLTRELALMNQQMVVAAALADFQAAIRTNNFGKFAKYGFGEKSGDVELAAMVARAEANGRGQQAFDETIASAAAQTARVSTNAAAARVTKGGGVHSLESERMLDNIRQRIAQLRVEAVATDKLTQSQKDLLAFDQKVTDLRSKRKKLSDDDKSLLRDQQAIRGMYEQASQLEKEVRYRDAINKLKERSAQIDAELGDYAAERQRDVQRELGAMSMGDNARELNQAINRVSDEFRRRRDELTKGARKDGTLGSPEYIAEIERINTAEAEQVARERGYLEQRLALQADWRVGVKRAMAVYQESAQNAAQMAEEALTSSFRNAEDALVSFAASGKLNFRGLIDSMIADLARFSARAAMSQVFGAIGSALGFGGVSDAVGALGGAASAAVGSNAYGFHLATGGAVWGPGTSTSDSIPAQLSNGEFVVRAAVVSQPGVRAHLERLNAGGRSGFARFAAGGLVGGSAGGGDSPARNGGISVSAPVSIEGGSSNPASLIAVGEFRKMLEQMIRELIQRERRQGGTLWRAQNGIAG; this is encoded by the coding sequence ATGGCAACAAGCCTTCGCGAGCTGATCGTCAGCGTTACGGCGAATACGACCGAATACGACCGCCGCATGCGCGGTCTCTCGTCGACGGCCGGCTCGTATTTCAATGCGGTGCGCGATGGCGGGCGCACAGCGGATGCGGCGTTTGCCTCGAACGCCGCAAGCGTGCAGGTCACGGTGCGTGCGCTCGACGCGGCGCGCAGTTCGATCCGCGAATACGCACAAGCCGCCGCAGCGGCGTTCGGCGTGCATCAGTTGATCGAGTACGCCGACGAATGGACGAACCTGAGCAATCGCCTTCGGATCGTCACGCGTGACGAGATCGATTTCGCGATTGCGCAGAACGACGTGCTGCGCATCGCGCGCGACACACGGCAACCGCTCGACGCGACGGCCGAGCTGTATCAGCGGATCGCAAACAACGCGTCGCATCTCGGGTTGTCTATCAAACAGGTCGGCCCGCTTGTCACCACGATCAGCAAGGCGGTCGCGTTGTCGGGTGTCTCGGCAGATACTGCTCGTATGGGGCTCGTGCAGCTTGGACAAGCGTTCGCGGCGGGGCAGTTGCGCGGTCAGGATCTGAATAGCGTGCTCGAAGAGTTGCCGGGTGTCGCGGATGCTATCGCGCGCGGCATGGGCAAGAGTTCGGCGCAGCTCAAGTCGATGGCCGAAGAGGGAAAGCTGACCGTCGGTAATCTCGTCGAGGCGCTGACGCGCGCGGCGGGCGGCACGGATACTCTGTTCGAGAAAATGCAGGCGACGGTCGGGCAGACGATGACGCGCCTGCAGACGGAGATCGTCAAGTATATCGGCGAGTCGGATCAAGCGACGGGCGCGAGCGCGAGGCTTGCGCAGGGAATCGCGTACGTCGCAGAGCACCTCGACGGCATCGTGAAGCTCGGCGTGTCGCTCGCGGCTGGGCGGATCGCCGTGTACTTTGGGCAATCCGCAGTCGCGGCGACGCAGGCGGCGACAGCGTGGGTCGGCGCCCGGCGAGCGCTCGTCGAGGAGACGATCAAGCAACACGAGGCGGCACAGGCAGCGCTCGCCAAAGCGCAGGGCGATCGCGCTGCCGCGGCGGCGAAGCTTCAGAACGCGCAAGCGGCGGAGGCTTCAGCGCAGGCCGAGCTCGCGGGCATGCGAGCGATGCGCGAAAGCCTTGCGATGCAGTCGGCATTGACGGCTGGCTCGATCAAGTACACGGAAGCGAAGCTTGCCGAAGCGCGGGCGGTCGAGGCGACGGCGCAAGCTCACGTCGCAACGGCGCGCGCCAACGTCGCCGGCAGTCAGGAAATCGGCGCGCGCATCGCGGGCACGCCGTACGCGGCGATCATCGCTCGCGAGACGGCAGCCGCGCAGCAGGAGCTCGAACGCGCCGAAGCGTCGCTCGCGCTTGCACTGCAGCGGCGTACGGCGCTTGAGGCGGCAGCGAAGCAAGGCACGATCGACAAAGCGCGTTATACGGCGTCGCTGGCCGAGACGGACCGCGGCCTTGCGCAAGCCGAGCGTGATGTCGCGCTTGCCACGCAGGCTCGTGAGCGAGCGGAACGCGCGGCGACCGCGACCGCGGCGGGTCTGAAGACGGCGACCGAAAGCGCGGCGACGGCGCAGACGGCGCTCGCGCGTACGGGCACGATGATGCGCTCGGTTGGTTCCGGCTTGCTGGCGGCGGTCGGCGGCTTACCGGGGATTCTGGCGACCGTGGGCACGGTGGCGCTTGGGGCTGCCGCGAACTGGCTGCTGTTTCGCGACAACGCGAGCAGCGCGACGTCGAGTCTGATCGACATGCAGGCGCCGCTCGATCAGATCATCGACAAATATCGGCAACTGACGCCGCTGTTACAGGAATCTGAGCGGCTGCGCACGAAGCAAGAGGCGTCGCGGGCGGCCGATGACGCGCAGTCGGCATATCGGAGTTTGGCGACGCGGGCGGCGCAAAGTGTCATGGTGCCGGCGTTTGGCGATGCGCCGTCGGTGGTCTCGGATGCCGATCAGGCAGCGCTCGATCGATTCCTCGCCGGCCTGGATCGCCTCAAGACGTCGAACCTCGGCGTCGACGAGAAATCGCGCGAGATCGGGCGACTGATCGACCGCTTCGTGTCGGCGACGAGCGGCGGCGAAGCGCTGCGCGAGGAACTGGTGCGCGCCGCGGGTGCGATCGACACGGCGGGCCTCGCTTCGCAGAAAGGCGCACAGGCACTCGCTGCAATGGATGCTGCGGCAAGGGGGGCCGCCGAGGGCGTTCGGCTGCTTTCTGACGCCAACAACTTCTTCGCCGGAGGCATGGCATCGGAGGCGTGGGAGAAATACGTCCACAAGCTCAGGGAAGAATCCGACGTCATCGGTATGACGGCCCGCCAGAAGGCCGAGTACGAAGCGCGGACGAAGGGCGCGAATGATGCGCAGGCCCGCATGGCCGGCCTCGTCGCCGGACGAGCGGACGCATACAAGTCGCTCGAAAAAGCGATTGCCGACAAGGATGCGAAAGCCGCAGCGGGGGCGCGAACCAACATCGACAATCTGACGCGCGAACTCGCGCTGATGAATCAGCAAATGGTGGTCGCTGCGGCGTTGGCTGATTTTCAGGCGGCTATCCGCACTAATAACTTTGGCAAGTTCGCAAAGTACGGTTTCGGCGAGAAATCGGGCGACGTGGAGCTCGCTGCAATGGTCGCGCGAGCGGAGGCGAACGGCCGCGGACAGCAGGCGTTCGACGAGACAATCGCGTCCGCGGCGGCACAGACGGCGCGTGTATCCACCAACGCCGCGGCGGCCCGCGTAACGAAGGGCGGTGGCGTTCATTCGCTGGAAAGCGAGCGCATGCTCGACAACATCCGGCAGCGGATCGCGCAACTGCGCGTCGAGGCGGTCGCAACCGACAAGCTGACGCAGTCGCAAAAGGATCTCCTCGCGTTCGATCAAAAGGTGACGGATCTGCGCAGCAAGCGCAAGAAGCTGTCGGACGACGACAAGAGCCTGCTTCGCGATCAGCAGGCGATTCGCGGGATGTACGAGCAAGCGTCGCAACTGGAAAAGGAGGTGCGCTATCGCGACGCGATCAACAAGCTGAAGGAGCGCAGTGCGCAGATCGACGCGGAGCTCGGTGACTACGCGGCCGAGCGTCAGCGTGACGTGCAGCGCGAACTCGGGGCGATGTCGATGGGTGACAACGCGCGCGAGCTGAATCAGGCCATCAATCGCGTGAGCGACGAGTTTCGCCGTCGACGGGACGAACTGACGAAGGGCGCGCGAAAGGACGGCACGCTGGGTTCGCCCGAGTACATCGCCGAGATCGAGCGCATCAACACGGCCGAGGCGGAGCAGGTCGCGCGCGAGCGCGGCTATCTCGAGCAGCGGCTCGCGTTGCAGGCCGACTGGCGCGTCGGCGTGAAGCGGGCGATGGCGGTCTATCAGGAATCCGCGCAGAACGCAGCGCAGATGGCCGAGGAGGCGCTGACGAGTTCGTTCCGCAATGCCGAGGATGCACTCGTGTCGTTCGCGGCGTCGGGCAAGCTCAATTTCCGCGGACTGATTGACAGCATGATCGCCGACCTCGCGCGGTTTTCGGCGCGTGCGGCGATGTCTCAGGTGTTCGGAGCGATCGGCTCCGCTTTGGGATTCGGCGGTGTCTCTGATGCCGTCGGCGCGCTCGGTGGTGCGGCAAGCGCGGCTGTCGGCTCGAACGCCTACGGCTTTCATCTCGCGACGGGCGGGGCGGTGTGGGGACCGGGCACGTCCACGAGCGACAGCATCCCGGCGCAGCTTTCGAACGGCGAGTTCGTGGTCCGCGCCGCAGTGGTGTCGCAGCCGGGCGTGCGCGCACACCTTGAGCGATTGAACGCAGGGGGGCGATCCGGCTTCGCGCGATTCGCCGCGGGTGGGCTCGTTGGCGGGAGCGCGGGAGGAGGGGATTCGCCGGCGCGCAACGGCGGGATCTCGGTCAGCGCGCCAGTTTCGATCGAGGGCGGATCGTCGAACCCCGCGAGCCTGATCGCGGTTGGGGAGTTCCGAAAGATGCTGGAACAGATGATACGCGAGCTCATACAACGTGAACGCCGGCAGGGCGGAACCTTGTGGAGAGCGCAAAACGGGATTGCAGGATGA
- a CDS encoding phage head closure protein: MLRASGLTEFIIVERPSGEKNENDEPIPSAWIERARLWANVRFLSGKEYVVSGAVRGSAVASMRIRYRADIDEQMRVRYGGRLYDITAVLPARARGYVDLLVKVGEKYV, translated from the coding sequence GTGCTGCGAGCAAGTGGGCTAACCGAGTTCATCATCGTTGAGCGCCCGAGCGGCGAGAAGAACGAGAACGACGAACCGATTCCGAGTGCCTGGATTGAGCGTGCTCGATTGTGGGCCAACGTTCGCTTCCTGAGCGGAAAGGAGTATGTCGTATCCGGCGCGGTCCGCGGCTCGGCAGTCGCCAGCATGCGCATTCGCTATCGGGCCGACATCGATGAGCAAATGCGCGTTCGATACGGTGGCCGGCTCTATGACATCACCGCTGTGCTGCCCGCCCGGGCGCGTGGATACGTCGATCTGTTGGTCAAGGTGGGGGAGAAGTATGTCTAG
- a CDS encoding phage tail assembly protein T: protein MSLALRLGKTLAELCEQMSSAELSLWIGYDAESPVADDRADLHAAMIAAAAFQSQGAKVKVSDMMPRWSGEPATAEGEEGGGDPFQAALMRMAK from the coding sequence ATGTCGCTCGCGCTGCGGCTCGGCAAGACGTTGGCCGAGCTGTGCGAGCAGATGTCGTCCGCCGAGCTGAGTCTCTGGATCGGGTACGACGCGGAATCGCCGGTTGCAGACGATCGTGCGGATCTGCATGCGGCGATGATCGCGGCGGCGGCGTTTCAGTCGCAGGGCGCAAAGGTCAAGGTGTCGGACATGATGCCGAGATGGTCCGGCGAGCCCGCGACGGCGGAGGGAGAGGAAGGCGGCGGTGATCCGTTTCAAGCCGCCCTGATGCGCATGGCGAAGTAG
- a CDS encoding HK97-gp10 family putative phage morphogenesis protein, with the protein MSSVQIVGLNDLRADFERLAKSQSRAVLRRATIAGAAVIRDEARKRAPKKTGKLRRNIVSAALRQKDAPGLATAGVRVRAKGKADSPNNAFYWRFDEFGTQHMKAQPFMRPAFDASIGEAEGAIRTELARAIDQALGGRR; encoded by the coding sequence ATGTCTAGTGTACAGATCGTCGGCTTGAACGACCTTCGAGCCGACTTCGAACGACTCGCGAAATCGCAATCGCGCGCCGTATTACGGAGAGCGACGATCGCGGGGGCGGCTGTTATCCGCGACGAGGCGCGCAAGCGCGCACCGAAGAAAACCGGGAAGCTGCGCCGCAATATCGTCTCAGCAGCACTTCGGCAGAAAGACGCTCCGGGCTTGGCGACGGCAGGCGTGCGTGTCCGGGCAAAGGGCAAGGCTGATTCGCCGAACAACGCGTTCTACTGGCGCTTCGACGAGTTCGGCACGCAGCACATGAAGGCCCAGCCGTTCATGCGGCCGGCGTTTGACGCGTCGATCGGCGAGGCCGAAGGGGCGATTCGCACCGAGTTGGCGCGCGCGATCGATCAAGCGCTCGGAGGGCGGCGGTGA